CATGTGCTCGAGGAAATGCGAAATGCCGTTCTTCTCGCTGCTTTCATTTCGCGCCCCAACCTTTACCCATATGCCGATGCACAGGGAACGCGCCTCCGGCACGGTTTCCATTAAGACGGGAATACTGTTGTCGAGGAGAACTTTTTTGAACATTGTTGCTTATTGAAATTTATTTGGAATGCGAAGCCCGGTTACCCGAATTGTAAATTCCACTTGGGTATAGAGCCGTACGCCCCCCTTGAGCTCTTTACCATCTTGCGCTGCATATTAAGCCCCTGACTTTGTATCCGTCTGCCCTTGAATGGCCTCTTTTCTGCTTAGGCGTATCCTGCCCATCTTGTCTATTTCTATTACCTTGACAAGGACTTCCTCGCCTTCATTAAGGACGTCAGTGACTTTTGCAATTCTTTTGTCGGAGATCTGCGATATGTGAAGAAGCCCTTCTGTGCCCGGGAATATCTCTACAAAGGCGCCGAAGTCAACTATCCTCTTGACCTTGCCCATGTATAATTTCCCGACCTCGGCTTCTGCGACTATCCCTTTAATTATGTCAATTGCTTTTTGCGCGGAGGCCTCATCGCTTGACGCAATATTTATAGTGCCTGTATCATCAATATCTATCTTTACACCTGTCTGTTCAACAATGCCTCTAATTACCTTACCGCCGGTACCAATGACTTCTCTGATCTTGTCCGGTGTTATCTTCATTGTAAAGATCCTGGGGGCATGAGTTGCGAGATGATCTCTCGGAACTGAAAGGATCTCCTTCATCTTACCCAGGATATGAAGTCTTCCCTTTTTCGCCTGTTCAAGGGCATTTCCCATAATCTCTCTGCTTACGCCGCTTATCTTCACATCCATTTGAAAAGCAGTGATGCCTTCTTCTGTCCCGGTTACCTTAAAATCCATATCTCCCAGGTGGTCCTCAAGGCCAAGTATGTCCGTAAGGACAACTGTTTTTTCTCCCTCTTTTATAAGCCCCATCGCAATTCCGGCAACAGGCGCCTTTATGGGAACACCAGCATCCATAAGCGCAAGAGTGCCGCCGCAAACCGTAGCCATGGATGATGAACCGTTTGATTCGAGGATATCGGAGACTATTCTTATGGTATACGGGAAATCTGACTTTGCTGGAAGGATCTCCTTTAGCGCCCTTTCTGCAAGCATGCCATGTCCTATTTCCCTTCGACCCGCGGAGCGGAGGAACTTGACCTCTCCCACACTGAATGGCGGGAAATTATAGTGAAGCATAAATGCCTTCTTGGACTCTCCTTCAAGGGCGTCGATCCTCTGTTCGTCCTCTGCTGTGCCGAGAGTAACTACCGCAAGCGCCTGTGTCTCTCCCCTCACAAAAAGGGCTGACCCGTGTGCCCTTGGAAGAATACCGACATCAGCGCTTATCTTTCGCACCTCATCTGGCTTCCGGCCGTCAGCTCTGACCGCTTGATCGAGGATCATGTTCCTGACAAGGTCTTTTTCCAGTTTATTGAACAGAAATGTAATATCTTTTGAAATGTCCCCTTCACCGGTATTGAGTTGTGTTACAACATCTTTCAGGATATTATTGAGAGTGTCCTGCCTCAGCAATTTATCAGGAATAATGATGGCCTGTTTTATCTTGTCGAGTGAAATGGCTGAGACTGATCCCATTAGCTCTTCGTTTAATTGCGGAGGCGTAACAGTCCTTTTGGTCTTACCGATTAAAGAGACTAACTGTTTCTGGAGATTTACAACATTTTTTATTTCCTTATGCGCTATATCAAGGGCTTCAAGCAGTACGGATTCTGTAATCTCAAGCCCCCCGCCTTCAACCATCATTACTGCTTCTTCAGTGCCTGCCACAACAAGAGTAAAATCACATTCTTCAATCTCCTGAAGGTCAGGGTTAACAACAAACGAGTCCTTTAAAATACCCATTCTGACAGCGCCTACAGGGCCGTCGAAGGGTATGTCGGATATACAAAGAGCAGCAGACATGCCTATAATTCCCAGGATGTCCGATATGTTTTCATTGCCAAATGATAATACGGAAATTATACCCTGTGTCTCAGAATAAAAACCATCAGGGAAAAGAGGTCTGATAGGCCTGTCAATCAGGCGGGACGTAAGGACTTCTTTTTCACTCGGCCTGCCTTCTCTTTTAAAGAACCCACCGGGAATTTTACCGGCAGCATATGCCTTTTCCTGATAATCAACAGTTAGGGGGAAAAAGTCTACGTCTTCTCTTACTTCTTTTTTGGCAACGGCTGTTGCCAATATAACGGTATCGCCATATCTGGCAATTATTGAACCATCAGCCTGTTTAGCAAATCGTCCTGTTTCAAGATAGAGGGTTTTTCCTTTGACTTCAATCTCAACATGTGTCATTCAAATCACTTTCTCAGTCCGAGCTTCTTGATAAGCTTCTCGTATCTGTCTTTATCGGTTGTCTTTAGATAACCCAGGAGCCTGCGCCTTTGACCTACCAGTTTTAAAAGACCTCTCCTTGAGTGGTGGTCTTTTTTATGGGTTTGAAAATGCGTGGTCAGGCTGTTTAAACGCTCGCTTATCAGAGCTATCTGAACCTCAGGCGATCCTGTGTCTCCCTCATGCAACTTGAAACTTTCAATGATCGTTTCTTTCTGTTCTCTTTCTAAAGCCATAATGCCACCTTTCTTTTTTCTATTAAGGAAAAAAATTCTAACACAAACATAATCAGCAAGTAAACCCCGTGAGAAAAAATTATACTGCAACTATGGAGCAAACGTTACTTTCATCAGGGAAACGATCTCTTGTCACTGATAGAAAAATCACTTGCTTGCCATGAAATTAATTATACCAAAAACAATAAAGAAATTAATCGGCCTGACTTTAACTTTCATAAGTGGAAATAGCAGATTTTAGCCAAGTAGAGAGGGTTGAATAAGTGGGACTTGTTGAGTGTCAGGAATATAACACTATTCGTCATCAAAAAAACGGTTTCCACTACGACAACAATTACATGAATAAATTTGAATGAGAAACTTGAGTTAAATCTCCCAA
The Nitrospirota bacterium genome window above contains:
- the pnp gene encoding polyribonucleotide nucleotidyltransferase; translation: MTHVEIEVKGKTLYLETGRFAKQADGSIIARYGDTVILATAVAKKEVREDVDFFPLTVDYQEKAYAAGKIPGGFFKREGRPSEKEVLTSRLIDRPIRPLFPDGFYSETQGIISVLSFGNENISDILGIIGMSAALCISDIPFDGPVGAVRMGILKDSFVVNPDLQEIEECDFTLVVAGTEEAVMMVEGGGLEITESVLLEALDIAHKEIKNVVNLQKQLVSLIGKTKRTVTPPQLNEELMGSVSAISLDKIKQAIIIPDKLLRQDTLNNILKDVVTQLNTGEGDISKDITFLFNKLEKDLVRNMILDQAVRADGRKPDEVRKISADVGILPRAHGSALFVRGETQALAVVTLGTAEDEQRIDALEGESKKAFMLHYNFPPFSVGEVKFLRSAGRREIGHGMLAERALKEILPAKSDFPYTIRIVSDILESNGSSSMATVCGGTLALMDAGVPIKAPVAGIAMGLIKEGEKTVVLTDILGLEDHLGDMDFKVTGTEEGITAFQMDVKISGVSREIMGNALEQAKKGRLHILGKMKEILSVPRDHLATHAPRIFTMKITPDKIREVIGTGGKVIRGIVEQTGVKIDIDDTGTINIASSDEASAQKAIDIIKGIVAEAEVGKLYMGKVKRIVDFGAFVEIFPGTEGLLHISQISDKRIAKVTDVLNEGEEVLVKVIEIDKMGRIRLSRKEAIQGQTDTKSGA
- the rpsO gene encoding 30S ribosomal protein S15 — its product is MALEREQKETIIESFKLHEGDTGSPEVQIALISERLNSLTTHFQTHKKDHHSRRGLLKLVGQRRRLLGYLKTTDKDRYEKLIKKLGLRK